The genomic segment GGTTTTCCAGTTCATTTCAGAGGACCATCAGGTACAGGAAAAACAACCCTTGCCATGCATATAGCAAGCAAGCTGAAAAGACCAGTCGTGCTGATCCATGGGGATGAAGAGTTTACAACCTCCAACCTTGTGGGCGGCGAGCATGGCTACAGATTCAGAAAGGTTGTTGACCGTTTTGTCTCAAGGGTTACAAAGGTGGAAGAGGACATGGTCAAACACTGGGTTGATAACCGTTTGACTGTGGCATGTAAAAATGGATTTACACTCGTATATGATGAATTCACACGTTCAAGGCCAGAGGCTAATAATATCCTGCTTTCTATCCTGCAAGAGAAAGTATTGGATATGCCTTCCGGGAATGGTGATGAAGGACCATATTTAAAGGTTGATCCAAATTTCACCGCAATCTTCACTTCCAATCCAGAAGAATATGCCGGTGTCCACAGAAGCCAGGATGCACTGCGGGATAGAATGGTCACCATGGATTTAGACCATTTCGATTATGAGACAGAGCTGGCTATCACCCAGGCAAAATCTAAAATCTCTAAACATGATGCAGAACTTATAGTAAATATTGTAAGGGGATTAAGGGAATCTGGAAAATGCGAATTTGAGCCAACAGTGAGAAG from the Pseudomonadota bacterium genome contains:
- the gvpN gene encoding gas vesicle protein GvpN; its protein translation is MINDTDVVLEPTPLSDFVETKYIKDITSRILSYIKAGFPVHFRGPSGTGKTTLAMHIASKLKRPVVLIHGDEEFTTSNLVGGEHGYRFRKVVDRFVSRVTKVEEDMVKHWVDNRLTVACKNGFTLVYDEFTRSRPEANNILLSILQEKVLDMPSGNGDEGPYLKVDPNFTAIFTSNPEEYAGVHRSQDALRDRMVTMDLDHFDYETELAITQAKSKISKHDAELIVNIVRGLRESGKCEFEPTVR